Proteins encoded together in one Saccopteryx leptura isolate mSacLep1 chromosome 7, mSacLep1_pri_phased_curated, whole genome shotgun sequence window:
- the LOC136379064 gene encoding nascent polypeptide-associated complex subunit alpha, muscle-specific form-like: protein MTAAGLAANAPAPFDGTRARRYPLSLAANAPTPFDGTRGKSPAPEPQNRLRLAPTVLAKSPTAVILAANAPTPFDGTRTPPPDSITPSVLHMPSARTWPAVTPSAWLPTPQPRLTAPGLAANAPTPYDGTRARRYPLSLAANAPTPFDGTRPRLTAPGLAANAPTPFDGTRTPPPDSITPSVLHMPSARTWPAVTPSAWLPTPQPRLTAPGLAANAPSPFDGTRLARCYPLSLAANSPSRLTAPGLAANAPAPFDGTRPGCQRPIPFDGTRPGCQLPTHFDGTRAPPPDSITPSVLQMPSARAWSADTPSAWLPTPQPRLTAPGLAAKAPTPFDGTRPGCQRPQPRLTAPGLAANAPSPFDGTRVSPRHPESNNRPRPTPTVPASLAANAPTPFDGTRTRLPDTITTSVLPHPSARSLALRYPVSLAANAPSPLDGTRPGCQRTNPV, encoded by the exons ATGACGGCAGCTGG cctggctgccaacgccccagccccgtttgacggcaccagg gctcgccgttaccccctcagcctggctgccaacgccccaaccccttttgacggcaccagg ggtaagtccccggccccTGAACCCCAAAATCGCCTCAGGCTAGCGCCCACGGTCCTGGCCAAGTCCCCCACAGCCGTcat cctggctgccaacgccccaaccccgtttgacggcaccagg acgccccctcctgattccataacaccctccgtcctccacatGCCCTCTGCCCGGACCTGGCCcgctgttaccccctcagcctggctgccaacgccccaaccccgtttgacggcaccagg cctggctgccaacgcacCAACCCCGtatgacggcaccagg GCtcgccgttaccccctcagcctggctgccaacgccccaaccccttttgacggcaccagg ccccgtttgacggcaccagg cctggctgccaacgccccaaccccgtttgacggcaccagg acgccccctcctgattccataacaccctccgtcctccacatGCCCTCTGCCCGGACCTGGCCcgctgttaccccctcagcctggctgccaacgccccaaccccgtttgacggcaccagg cctggctgccaacgccccatccccgtttgacggcaccagg CTGGCCcgctgttaccccctcagcctggctgccaactcCCCatcccgtttgacggcaccagg cctggctgccaacgccccagccccgtttgacggcaccagg cctggctgccaacgccccatcccgtttgacggcaccagg cctggctgccaactcCCCACCCattttgacggcaccagg gcgccccctcctgattccataacaccctccgtcctccaaatgccctctgcccgggcctggtCCGCCgataccccctcagcctggctgccaacgccccagccccgtttgacggcaccagg cctggctgccaaagccccaaccccgtttgacggcaccagg cctggctgccaacgcccccagccccgtttgacggcaccagg cctggctgccaacgccccatccccgtttgacggcaccagggtaagtccccggcaCCCCGAATCTAACAATCGCCCCAGGCCAACCCCCACAGTCCCTGCCAG cctggctgccaacgccccaaccccgtttgacggcaccagg ACGCGCCTCCCTGATACCATAACAACCTCCGTCCTCCCACATCCCTCTGCTCGGAGCCTGGCCCTCCGTTACCccgtcagcctggctgccaacgccccaagcCCGTtagacggcaccagg cctggctgccaacgcacCAACCCCGTATGA